In Asterias rubens chromosome 17, eAstRub1.3, whole genome shotgun sequence, a genomic segment contains:
- the LOC117301514 gene encoding receptor-binding cancer antigen expressed on SiSo cells-like produces MAAFRCNKWFLCNFLASVFVFLKRILFNRFHRGSKSDTDLPKHSSNIRTPSAANSPNDHEQDVADWDDWDYAGAPTSIVVEPNDPNLAQQQVDLNQPAEDIPEMDYFSDMAPTMKRTVLIRKKDRGRGGLPNSGVSNRLAMNVDVTPMASSELSTWDDNNEGTWEDEAGAIDLSWDADRVIKEKKQAERDKRAAEQHRKKMEREAQRAVKKDTSKLAVKLK; encoded by the exons ATGGCGGCCTTCAGATGTAACAAGTGGTTCTTGTGCAACTTTCTGGCATCTGTGTTTGTCTTCCTAAAGCGCATCTTATTCAATAGATTTCATCGAGGCAGTAAAAGTGACACAGACTTGCCGAAACATTCAAGCAACATAAGAACTCCGTCTGCAGCCAACTCACCTAATGATCACGAA CAAGATGTAGCTGACTGGGATGATTGGGATTATGCTGGCGCCCCAACGAGTATCGTAGTAGAACCCAACGACCCAAATCTTGCCCAACAACAAGTGGATTTAAATCAACCTGCCGAAGACATCCCTGAAATGGATTACTTCAGTGACATGGCACCCACTATGAAAAGAACA gtaTTGATCCGGAAAAAGGACCGTGGTAGGGGAGGTTTACCGAACAGTGGAGTTTCCAACAGGCTAGCAATGAATGTTGACGTAACACCGATGGCATCG TCGGAGTTGTCAACGTGGGACGACAACAACGAGGGAACCTGGGAGGATGAAGCAGGCGCTATAGACCTCTCATGGGATGCGGACAGAGTGATCAAAGAGAAGAAACAAGCAGAAAGAGACAAGAGAGCTGCCGAGCAACATCGGAAGAAGATGGAACGAGAAGCTCAGAGAGCAGTGAAGAAAGACACAAGTAAATTAGCTGTTAAGTTAAAGTGA